The Pseudobdellovibrionaceae bacterium region ATGATTGCCTAATTTTTCGTAAACTGCCGAAGTCATTACATTTTTATGAATATCTAGGCTTAAAGCATTGGTTATTTTTGCCTCTTCGTGAAACATTTTATGAAACTCAGGCATTTTTGCATATTTTTCTAGAATTTTTTTAATAGCATAAAAGCTATTTAGGTTATTAGGGCCTGTTTTTTTGGCTAAAAAAATATCAGCCATTCCGCCAGAGGCAATTTTTTGTAATAAAATATAAGGGCCAATTTTTTGATATTTCATAGTAGTATCTTAGTCTTACCTATTCATCTTAGTATTCGGTATTTTTTTTATAAATCTAAAGGATTTGCCTCTAAATAGGCTATATAGGCGAACTTTTTATTGAACTTATACTTTAGTCGTATTAAATATTTAGATAAATGGCAGCAAATAAGACTTAAGTTTAGGCTAAGGTCATAGGTGGCTAGATGTATAATATTATAATCACAGGTGGCTTGGGTAGTGGGAAAAGCAGTGTTGCTAGCATTTTGCAGCAAAAAGCTTACCCTGTGTTGAGTGCCGACAGTATTATTAACCAGATTTATGAAAAAGGTCTTTTTAAAAAAGAAATGGCTAAAATTTTTTCTTTAAAGGAAGAAGAGGTTAACAAGCAGTCTGTGGCAAAGCTTGCTTTTCAAAATAAAAATCAATTAAAACAATTAGAGCAACTTTTGTATCCAGAGCTAAAAAAAAGTGTTCAGGACTACAAGGAATTTTATAAAAAAAAGAAAACTTTATACTTGTTTTATGAAGCTCCTGTTTTTTTTGAAAAATCAAAAAGCACAGAGCATGATTGTATTTTAGTAGTTAGCTCTAGTTTAGAAAATTGTTTTTTTAGATTAAAAGAAAAAAACATGACTAAACAACAGTTCGACTTAATAGTTAGCTTGCAAGTGCCTATTTTACAAAAAGAAAAACTGGCCGATTATACTATTTTTAACAACTCTAGCAGACAAGATTTAAAAGTTAAAACCGAAGCATTTTTAAAATTTTTAAAAGAAAAATATGAATAAGAGAAAATATGAATAAAATACCACAAGATTCTATTTATTCTTTTTTTGACAGGCTAAAACATTTAAAACAGTTTAATTCTGATATTGATATTTGGGTAGTGTCTGATTTAAACTTAAAAAAAAGAATAAAAGCGTTATTGTTAAAAGACAGTGCTTGTGTTCATTCTGGGTCGGTCATGCGGGCTCAAGAGTTTTGGCAGTTTTTGTTTAAAAGGCTGTACCCAGAGTTTGTTATTAAAGAAGATTTTTTAATAACAGCAATGCTAAGACAATTTTTATCAACAAACGATTTAAACGGAATTAGCAATGAAAGTTATGTAAAACAATTATTTGCACACATTTGTTCGTTTTTACCTATTTTTACCTCTCCACAAGGAACGGATTATTTTTCGGAGTGGTTAAAAAATAATCCAGACCCTCATTTAGAAAAATGGTTTTATTTATCATTTAAGGCTTGGAAATATTTACTAGAAAAAAAAATAATTTCTACTTCCTTTCTTCCCGGCATTTTATCCGCAGACGCCTTTCATTTATTTTCTTTTTTAAAAGGAAAGAAAATAATTTTTGACCTTGGTTTTCAAATGCAAGCTTTAGAGGCATCTTGCATTAAAGCAGTATCTAAAGTTACGGAGGTAAAAGTTTTAAGCCCAGCCTTTCATAACTTTCCCGAAGCAGATACTTTTTTATGGGTTTATAAATTATTAAATGACATTAGTTTTTATCAAAGTCACTTAAAAGAAAGCGATAAAAAAATGTTAAGGCCTTCTTCTTCTGTATTAAAAGAAGGCGCAAAGGTTT contains the following coding sequences:
- the coaE gene encoding dephospho-CoA kinase (Dephospho-CoA kinase (CoaE) performs the final step in coenzyme A biosynthesis.) → MYNIIITGGLGSGKSSVASILQQKAYPVLSADSIINQIYEKGLFKKEMAKIFSLKEEEVNKQSVAKLAFQNKNQLKQLEQLLYPELKKSVQDYKEFYKKKKTLYLFYEAPVFFEKSKSTEHDCILVVSSSLENCFFRLKEKNMTKQQFDLIVSLQVPILQKEKLADYTIFNNSSRQDLKVKTEAFLKFLKEKYE